A region of Argentina anserina chromosome 5, drPotAnse1.1, whole genome shotgun sequence DNA encodes the following proteins:
- the LOC126793647 gene encoding TMV resistance protein N-like isoform X2, protein MQPLPPPPPAQLDEIPEQELKQYDGSDHKEPLLMDINTDSCTPSSSPLNRSSPYDVFLSFRGADTRNNFTGHLYTYLDQKGVKTFIDDEELRKGEEISSALLKAIEGSKISIVIFSENYASSSWCLDELVKIVECKQLKQQLVWPVFYKVDPSVVRHQNGKYGEALAKHELRFRDNMDKVKRWRTALRDVANLSGWTFLDGHEASFTSSIAEEISAQVAKRSYFNVAKYPVGIESRVQDVLKLLDVGGSDVRMVGIWGIGGIGKTTVAKALFNTVRHKFEGWCFLANVRATSEPNQGLVQLQNYLLHEIFGGQKMEMITDADRGIQVIKERLSGKRVLLVLDDVNELNQLEKLAGGFDWFGRGSRIIITTRDRQVLTSHQVHAICTAQPLKNDEARNLLILNAFKENRNPDACVKFPIDTAVRVAHGLPLAINILGSLLCGKSINQWHEALYYHSRFPNSGIQKVLETSYDALEYPLKEAFLDIACFLNGKEKDYVMKALDSCYLNPSHAIEVLEEKALINFDQFGRIWMHDLLEEMGKEKVREKSPDDAGGRSRLWFHEDVISVLTENTGSEKVKGIRVQLPGEDEIQLSEKCFKKMKHLQLFININARFSGEIRYLPNQLRFLDWPGFPAQSLPSDFNPKKLVQLNISNSRFSQIGQGLKNLQNLKSLSFRSCRFITEVPDLYGRFPNLERLDLSECTSLAELHPSVGFLDKLVELHIESCCKLRTFPRIVNMKSLERISFEGCKRLEDFPEIVGRMESLTRMNVSGTAIKELPSSIGYQLFNLSELRFYHCENLTSLPLSMYRLQRLYWLEFRGCAKLALNPFSNMVEYCEASNANISNHGKQISSGTDSDGDDDDQGNSTFPSLSNFVSLPAGLSKLNNLEHLLLKRCKNLQEVSELPPNLRNLNVSGCVSLERIAKLSNILKRQESQMLENLNLINCWRLCGNLVQEAEKEIWLLNDKIDDHHQVKADFLSLILSSQKSAFWVYFPANHGIPDWLSCRIIGFREDGVYEFDIHVLPNFKWDNTGLALWVADAATTTWRRRWKCEIFIDELRVTETDEIVDGELHYVPFNSMDMSGFGVQRPVPPFDCRVRIRNLYPPPGSDEFPKNACGVHLAMPPNVECMKISSRPPAFV, encoded by the exons ATGCAGCCtctgccgccgccgccgccggcccAGCTCGACGAAATCCCCGAGCAGGAGCTGAAGCAGTACGACGGATCTGATCATAAGGAACCTCTGCTTATGGATATCAATACGGATTCATGTACTCCTTCCTCTTCTCCTCTCAACCGTTCATCTCCATACGatgtgtttttgagttttagaGGTGCGGATACACGTAACAACTTCACTGGTCATTTGTACACGTATTTGGATCAAAAGGGAGTTAAAACCTTCATAGATGACGAAGAGCTCAGAAAAGGAGAAGAGATATCATCTGCACTTCTCAAAGCAATAGAAGGGTCAAAGATTTCTATTGTCATATTCTCTGAAAACTACGCATCCTCGAGTTGGTGCTTGGATGAACTTGTTAAAATTGTTGAATGTAAGCAGCTGAAGCAACAATTGGTATGGCCGGTGTTCTACAAGGTGGATCCCTCCGTTGTTCGGCACCAGAATGGCAAGTATGGTGAGGCACTTGCTAAACATGAGCTTAGATTCAGAGACAACATGGACAAGGTCAAAAGATGGAGGACGGCTCTTCGGGATGTAGCAAACTTATCAGGGTGGACTTTCTTGGACGG GCATGAAGCTAGTTTCACTAGTAGCATTGCTGAAGAGATTTCAGCGCAAGTAGCAAAACGTAGCTATTTTAATGTGGCAAAGTATCCAGTTGGAATAGAGTCTCGTGTACAAGATGTGCTTAAGCTTTTAGATGTCGGGGGAAGTGATGTTCGCATGGTTGGCATATGGGGTATTGGCGGGATAGGCAAAACAACAGTTGCTAAAGCTTTATTCAATACGGTCCGCCATAAGTTTGAAGGTTGGTGTTTCTTGGCAAATGTTCGAGCAACTTCAGAACCCAATCAGGGCCTAGTCCAGCTACAAAATTACCTTCTTCATGAGATTTTTGGGGGGCAGAAAATGGAGATGATCACTGATGCTGATAGAGGAATCCAGGTGATAAAGGAAAGATTGAGTGGTAAAAGAGTTCTCTTAGTTCTTGACGATGTAAATGAATTGAACCAGTTGGAAAAGTTAGCTGGAGGATTTGATTGGTTTGGTCGTGGCAGCAGAATTATCATAACAACAAGAGATAGACAAGTGCTAACCTCTCATCAGGTCCATGCAATTTGCACTGCCCAGCCATTAAAGAATGATGAAGCCCGTAACCTCTTGATTTTGAATGCCTTTAAGGAAAACCGAAATCCAGATGCGTGTGTGAAGTTCCCAATTGATACTGCTGTACGAGTTGCTCATGGCCTTCCGTTAGCTATAAACATTTTAGGTTCACTTCTCTGTGGTAAGAGCATAAATCAATGGCATGAGGCATTATATTATCACAGCAGATTTCCCAATAGTGGTATCCAAAAGGTCCTTGAAACAAGTTATGATGCATTGGAATATCCGTTGAAAGAAGCATTTCTGGACATTGCATGTTTCTTAAACGGTAAAGAAAAGGACTATGTGATGAAAGCACTAGATAGTTGTTACCTTAACCCTAGCCATGCCATTGAAGTACTCGAAGAAAAGGCCCTCAtaaattttgatcaatttggTCGGATATGGATGCATGACTTGCTGGAGGAAATGGGAAAAGAGAAAGTTCGTGAAAAGTCACCAGATGATGCTGGCGGACGTAGCAGACTATGGTTTCATGAGGATGTAATTAGTGTTTTAACTGAAAATACA GGTTCAGAAAAAGTTAAAGGCATCAGAGTACAGCTACCAGGAGAAGACGAGATACAGTTGAGTGAAAAATGCTTCAAAAAGATGAAACATCTTCAgctgtttataaatataaatgcacgcTTCTCTGGAGAGATTCGTTATCTTCCAAATCAGTTGAGGTTCCTTGATTGGCCTGGATTCCCAGCACAATCTTTGCCATCCGACTTCAATCCAAAAAAACTAGTCCAGCTCAATATATCAAACAGTCGCTTCTCACAGATTGGGCAAGGACTCAAG AATCTGCAAAATTTGAAATCGTTAAGCTTCAGAAGTTGCAGATTCATAACAGAGGTCCCAGACTTGTACGGAAGGTTCCCAAATTTGGAGAGGTTGGATTTAAGCGAGTGTACAAGTTTAGCTGAGTTGCATCCTTCTGTTGGATTCCTTGATAAGCTTGTCGAGCTTCATATTGAGAGTTGTTGTAAGCTTAGGACGTTTCCAAGAATAGTCAACATGAAATCTCTGGAAAGAATTTCTTTTGAAGGCTGCAAGAGGCTGGAGGATTTCCCAGAAATCGTGGGAAGGATGGAATCCTTAACAAGAATGAATGTATCTGGAACTGCCATCAAAGAATTGCCTTCATCAATTGGATATCAACTCTTTAATCTTTCAGAATTGCGTTTCTACCACTGTGAAAACCTTACGAGTCTGCCGCTCAGCATGTATCGATTGCAACGGCTATACTGGCTTGAATTCAGAGGTTGCGCAAAACTGGCGCTAAATCCATTTTCTAACATGGTGGAATACTGTGAAGCGTCCAACGCAAACATTTCAAATCACGGCAAGCAAATTTCATCAGGAACAGACAGTgacggtgatgatgatgatcaagGCAATTCTACGTTTCCTTCACTAAG CAATTTTGTTAGTCTTCCAGCTGGCCTTTCCAAACTAAACAACTTGGAGCATCTTCTCTTAAAGCGGTGCAAGAACCTTCAAGAGGTTTCGGAACTTCCAccaaatttgagaaatttaaaTGTCAGCGGTTGCGTATCGTTGGAAAGAATTGCAAAGCTATCAAACATTTTGAAACGTCAAGAATCGCAAATGCTCGAGAACCTGAACTTGATCAATTGCTGGAGACTCTGTGGCAATCTGGTTCAGGAGGCAGAGAAAGAAATTTGGTTACTGAATGATAAAATTGATGATCATCATCAGGTGAAGGCTGATTTCTTGTCTCTTATTCTATCTTCTCAGAAGTCTGCATTCTGGGTTTACTTTCCAGCAAATCATGGAATTCCGGACTGGCTGAGCTGTCGAATTATAGGTTTCAGAGAGGATGGAGTGTATGAATTTGATATTCATGTCCTTCCTAATTTCAAATGGGACAATACAGGACTGGCCCTATGGGTTGCTGATGCTGCTACTACCACGTGGAGGCGAAGATGGAAATGCGAAATATTTATTGACGAACTACGAGTAACTGAGACAGATGAGATCGTTGATGGGGAGCTGCATTATGTTCCGTTCAATTCAATGGATATGAGTGGGTTTGGTGTTCAGCGTCCGGTGCCACCTTTTGATTGTCGAGTTCGTATACGAAATCTCTATCCACCACCCGGTTCAGATGAGTTTCCCAAGAACGCCTGCGGAGTCCACCTGGCAATGCCTCCTAATGTAGAGTGTATGAAAATATCCAGCCGTCCACCTGCTTTTGTATAA
- the LOC126793647 gene encoding TMV resistance protein N-like isoform X1 → MQPLPPPPPAQLDEIPEQELKQYDGSDHKEPLLMDINTDSCTPSSSPLNRSSPYDVFLSFRGADTRNNFTGHLYTYLDQKGVKTFIDDEELRKGEEISSALLKAIEGSKISIVIFSENYASSSWCLDELVKIVECKQLKQQLVWPVFYKVDPSVVRHQNGKYGEALAKHELRFRDNMDKVKRWRTALRDVANLSGWTFLDGHEASFTSSIAEEISAQVAKRSYFNVAKYPVGIESRVQDVLKLLDVGGSDVRMVGIWGIGGIGKTTVAKALFNTVRHKFEGWCFLANVRATSEPNQGLVQLQNYLLHEIFGGQKMEMITDADRGIQVIKERLSGKRVLLVLDDVNELNQLEKLAGGFDWFGRGSRIIITTRDRQVLTSHQVHAICTAQPLKNDEARNLLILNAFKENRNPDACVKFPIDTAVRVAHGLPLAINILGSLLCGKSINQWHEALYYHSRFPNSGIQKVLETSYDALEYPLKEAFLDIACFLNGKEKDYVMKALDSCYLNPSHAIEVLEEKALINFDQFGRIWMHDLLEEMGKEKVREKSPDDAGGRSRLWFHEDVISVLTENTGSEKVKGIRVQLPGEDEIQLSEKCFKKMKHLQLFININARFSGEIRYLPNQLRFLDWPGFPAQSLPSDFNPKKLVQLNISNSRFSQIGQGLKNLQNLKSLSFRSCRFITEVPDLYGRFPNLERLDLSECTSLAELHPSVGFLDKLVELHIESCCKLRTFPRIVNMKSLERISFEGCKRLEDFPEIVGRMESLTRMNVSGTAIKELPSSIGYQLFNLSELRFYHCENLTSLPLSMYRLQRLYWLEFRGCAKLALNPFSNMVEYCEASNANISNHGKQISSGTDSDGDDDDQGNSTFPSLRYFFGNLLVTLGCASPVFMIDLSDSNFVSLPAGLSKLNNLEHLLLKRCKNLQEVSELPPNLRNLNVSGCVSLERIAKLSNILKRQESQMLENLNLINCWRLCGNLVQEAEKEIWLLNDKIDDHHQVKADFLSLILSSQKSAFWVYFPANHGIPDWLSCRIIGFREDGVYEFDIHVLPNFKWDNTGLALWVADAATTTWRRRWKCEIFIDELRVTETDEIVDGELHYVPFNSMDMSGFGVQRPVPPFDCRVRIRNLYPPPGSDEFPKNACGVHLAMPPNVECMKISSRPPAFV, encoded by the exons ATGCAGCCtctgccgccgccgccgccggcccAGCTCGACGAAATCCCCGAGCAGGAGCTGAAGCAGTACGACGGATCTGATCATAAGGAACCTCTGCTTATGGATATCAATACGGATTCATGTACTCCTTCCTCTTCTCCTCTCAACCGTTCATCTCCATACGatgtgtttttgagttttagaGGTGCGGATACACGTAACAACTTCACTGGTCATTTGTACACGTATTTGGATCAAAAGGGAGTTAAAACCTTCATAGATGACGAAGAGCTCAGAAAAGGAGAAGAGATATCATCTGCACTTCTCAAAGCAATAGAAGGGTCAAAGATTTCTATTGTCATATTCTCTGAAAACTACGCATCCTCGAGTTGGTGCTTGGATGAACTTGTTAAAATTGTTGAATGTAAGCAGCTGAAGCAACAATTGGTATGGCCGGTGTTCTACAAGGTGGATCCCTCCGTTGTTCGGCACCAGAATGGCAAGTATGGTGAGGCACTTGCTAAACATGAGCTTAGATTCAGAGACAACATGGACAAGGTCAAAAGATGGAGGACGGCTCTTCGGGATGTAGCAAACTTATCAGGGTGGACTTTCTTGGACGG GCATGAAGCTAGTTTCACTAGTAGCATTGCTGAAGAGATTTCAGCGCAAGTAGCAAAACGTAGCTATTTTAATGTGGCAAAGTATCCAGTTGGAATAGAGTCTCGTGTACAAGATGTGCTTAAGCTTTTAGATGTCGGGGGAAGTGATGTTCGCATGGTTGGCATATGGGGTATTGGCGGGATAGGCAAAACAACAGTTGCTAAAGCTTTATTCAATACGGTCCGCCATAAGTTTGAAGGTTGGTGTTTCTTGGCAAATGTTCGAGCAACTTCAGAACCCAATCAGGGCCTAGTCCAGCTACAAAATTACCTTCTTCATGAGATTTTTGGGGGGCAGAAAATGGAGATGATCACTGATGCTGATAGAGGAATCCAGGTGATAAAGGAAAGATTGAGTGGTAAAAGAGTTCTCTTAGTTCTTGACGATGTAAATGAATTGAACCAGTTGGAAAAGTTAGCTGGAGGATTTGATTGGTTTGGTCGTGGCAGCAGAATTATCATAACAACAAGAGATAGACAAGTGCTAACCTCTCATCAGGTCCATGCAATTTGCACTGCCCAGCCATTAAAGAATGATGAAGCCCGTAACCTCTTGATTTTGAATGCCTTTAAGGAAAACCGAAATCCAGATGCGTGTGTGAAGTTCCCAATTGATACTGCTGTACGAGTTGCTCATGGCCTTCCGTTAGCTATAAACATTTTAGGTTCACTTCTCTGTGGTAAGAGCATAAATCAATGGCATGAGGCATTATATTATCACAGCAGATTTCCCAATAGTGGTATCCAAAAGGTCCTTGAAACAAGTTATGATGCATTGGAATATCCGTTGAAAGAAGCATTTCTGGACATTGCATGTTTCTTAAACGGTAAAGAAAAGGACTATGTGATGAAAGCACTAGATAGTTGTTACCTTAACCCTAGCCATGCCATTGAAGTACTCGAAGAAAAGGCCCTCAtaaattttgatcaatttggTCGGATATGGATGCATGACTTGCTGGAGGAAATGGGAAAAGAGAAAGTTCGTGAAAAGTCACCAGATGATGCTGGCGGACGTAGCAGACTATGGTTTCATGAGGATGTAATTAGTGTTTTAACTGAAAATACA GGTTCAGAAAAAGTTAAAGGCATCAGAGTACAGCTACCAGGAGAAGACGAGATACAGTTGAGTGAAAAATGCTTCAAAAAGATGAAACATCTTCAgctgtttataaatataaatgcacgcTTCTCTGGAGAGATTCGTTATCTTCCAAATCAGTTGAGGTTCCTTGATTGGCCTGGATTCCCAGCACAATCTTTGCCATCCGACTTCAATCCAAAAAAACTAGTCCAGCTCAATATATCAAACAGTCGCTTCTCACAGATTGGGCAAGGACTCAAG AATCTGCAAAATTTGAAATCGTTAAGCTTCAGAAGTTGCAGATTCATAACAGAGGTCCCAGACTTGTACGGAAGGTTCCCAAATTTGGAGAGGTTGGATTTAAGCGAGTGTACAAGTTTAGCTGAGTTGCATCCTTCTGTTGGATTCCTTGATAAGCTTGTCGAGCTTCATATTGAGAGTTGTTGTAAGCTTAGGACGTTTCCAAGAATAGTCAACATGAAATCTCTGGAAAGAATTTCTTTTGAAGGCTGCAAGAGGCTGGAGGATTTCCCAGAAATCGTGGGAAGGATGGAATCCTTAACAAGAATGAATGTATCTGGAACTGCCATCAAAGAATTGCCTTCATCAATTGGATATCAACTCTTTAATCTTTCAGAATTGCGTTTCTACCACTGTGAAAACCTTACGAGTCTGCCGCTCAGCATGTATCGATTGCAACGGCTATACTGGCTTGAATTCAGAGGTTGCGCAAAACTGGCGCTAAATCCATTTTCTAACATGGTGGAATACTGTGAAGCGTCCAACGCAAACATTTCAAATCACGGCAAGCAAATTTCATCAGGAACAGACAGTgacggtgatgatgatgatcaagGCAATTCTACGTTTCCTTCACTAAGGTACTTTTTTGGTAATTTGCTTGTGACGCTTGGTTGTGCTTCCCCCGTATTCATGATTGATCTTTCGGACAGCAATTTTGTTAGTCTTCCAGCTGGCCTTTCCAAACTAAACAACTTGGAGCATCTTCTCTTAAAGCGGTGCAAGAACCTTCAAGAGGTTTCGGAACTTCCAccaaatttgagaaatttaaaTGTCAGCGGTTGCGTATCGTTGGAAAGAATTGCAAAGCTATCAAACATTTTGAAACGTCAAGAATCGCAAATGCTCGAGAACCTGAACTTGATCAATTGCTGGAGACTCTGTGGCAATCTGGTTCAGGAGGCAGAGAAAGAAATTTGGTTACTGAATGATAAAATTGATGATCATCATCAGGTGAAGGCTGATTTCTTGTCTCTTATTCTATCTTCTCAGAAGTCTGCATTCTGGGTTTACTTTCCAGCAAATCATGGAATTCCGGACTGGCTGAGCTGTCGAATTATAGGTTTCAGAGAGGATGGAGTGTATGAATTTGATATTCATGTCCTTCCTAATTTCAAATGGGACAATACAGGACTGGCCCTATGGGTTGCTGATGCTGCTACTACCACGTGGAGGCGAAGATGGAAATGCGAAATATTTATTGACGAACTACGAGTAACTGAGACAGATGAGATCGTTGATGGGGAGCTGCATTATGTTCCGTTCAATTCAATGGATATGAGTGGGTTTGGTGTTCAGCGTCCGGTGCCACCTTTTGATTGTCGAGTTCGTATACGAAATCTCTATCCACCACCCGGTTCAGATGAGTTTCCCAAGAACGCCTGCGGAGTCCACCTGGCAATGCCTCCTAATGTAGAGTGTATGAAAATATCCAGCCGTCCACCTGCTTTTGTATAA